The Ferrovibrio sp. MS7 sequence GCTATGAAGCATTGGCCACCACCTCGGCGGGCTTCGCTTTTTCACGCGGCCTGCCCGATACCGATTGGGCGGTGCCGCGCGATGCCATGCTCGGCCATATAGCCGAACTGGTGCGCGCCACGAAACTGCCGGTGAATGCCGATTACGAATCCGGCTATGCCCATGAGCCGGCCGGCGTGGCGGAAAGCGTGCAGCTTTGCGCCGCCACCGGCGTTGCCGGCCTTTCCATCGAGGACAATACCGGCGATCCGGCAGCGCCGCTTTATGATTTCGATCTCGCCGTGGCGCGCATCCGTGCTGCCGTTGCGGCGCTGAAAGGCAGCGGCGTGCTGCTCACCGCGCGCTGCGAGGCGGCTTTGGTGAAGCATCCGGAAGCCGACCGCGAGATCGACCGCCGGCTGGTGGCTTTCGCCGAGGCCGGTGCCGATGTGCTCTATGCGCCAGGTCTGCGCGATCCGGCGCGCATCCGCCAGCTGGTGCAGATGGTGGCGCCGAAACCGGTCAACCTGCTGGTTTCCTCGTCTATCGGTCTGAGCGTTGCGGAAATCGCCGCCCTCGGCGTGCGCCGCATCTCGGTCGGCTCGGCCTTCGCGCGTGCCGCCTGGGGTGGCTTTCTCAAAGCCGCGCGCCAGGTGGCGAATGACGGCAGTTTCGCGGCCCTCGCCGAAGCCGAACCCTTCGATGCCCTGAACCGGTTTTTCCGCGATGCTGATCGGTGAGGACTGGGTATTGCAGCCGGCGGAAAGCGCCGGCATGGACGGGGCTGTCCTCGCCGGCTTGAAGCCGCACTTCACCGCCTGGCGCGAGGCCAACCTGCATGCGGCGCTGATCCTGCGCCACGGCAAGCTGGTGCTGGAGGAATATTTCACCGGTGACGACACCCATTGGTCGCAGCCTTTGCCGCAGACAGTGTTCAACCCTGCCACGCGGCATGACATGCGCTCGGTGTCGAAAAGCGTCACTTCGCTGCTGTTCGGCATCGCCGTTGATCGCGGCTGGATCAAGAGCCTGGATCAGCCGGTCTTCGCCCTGTTCCCCGAACATGCCGCGCTCGCCGATGCCGCCAAGGACCGCATAACGTTGCGCCATGTCCTCACCATGTCGGCGGGCTTCGCCTGGGATGAAAACATCCCCTACAGCGATCCGGCGAACAGTGAGCGCAAGCTGATCGTGGCGCCGGACCGGGTGCGCCATGTGCTGGAGCAGCCGATGGCCCGGCCCGCTGGCGCTACCTACAACTATAATGGTGGCCTCACCTTGCTGCTGGCCGCCATCGTCGAGCGCCTTTCCGGCCAGGGCATTGATGGCTTCGCCCAGCAGGCCCTGTTCGATCCGCTCGGCATCCGGGCGGCGGGTGTGGAGTGGAACCGCTATCCCGATGGCGCCGCCAACCCGGTTTCCGGCCTCAGGCTGCGGCCGCGCGACATGGCCCGGATCGGCCAGATGGTGCTGGACCGGGGTGTCTGGCAGGGCAGGGCGGTGGTCTCGCCGGGCTGGATCTCGGAATCCCTCGAGCCCCAGGTGAACGGCGCCGGTCTCTTCTTCTATGGCTTCCAATGGTGGCTCGGCCGCTCGCTGGTGAACCGGCGCGAGATCCGCTGGGCGGCAGCCTTCGGCCATGGCGGCCAGCGCATCTTTATTGCCCCCGAACTCGGTATCGTGGTGGTGGTCACCGCCGGCCTCTATGGCGACCCGGTCTTGATGAATGTGGTCGGCGAGGTGGTGTTGCGCCGCTACGCGCTGGCGGCGGCGCGGGGCTAGTGCCCCATTATCTCGTCATGCCCGGGCCTGACCCGGGCATCTTCTCCAAAATGGTATGAGATGCCCGAGTCAGGCCCGGGCATGACGACCTGCCAATATGTTCGCTCTCTGTTTCTCACGAAGCACCCCTATCATAGCCTCAGTGTGGGGCTGTGGCAGATTGTCGCAGTTTCTGCGCAGCGGAGGCCCCTTTTAAGGCCCGGATTCGTGACACGGGAATCCGCACCAGCCGGCATTCGCATCATAAAACCATAATCTTATGAGCCCTTTGTTTTGACACTTAAGAATAATTCTTAATATGGCGCTGCGATGAGGCCGGCTTGACGGGGAGGGGGGCGGTTTCTATGGTGCGCGCGCTTTCCACGGCCCTGTCGCCGGGAATCGCGCCCGAGGATGCTGTGCCGATGGCCGAGACCGACCGACCAGAGCGTAAGAAAGACGAGCATGCCGACCTGGCCCGGCTCAGCTCCGCCTTGAGCGAAGCCGAGCAGCGGAAGGAAGGCGAGGCTCGCCGGCTGGCCGAACGCGAGGCGGCAGCCACCGGGTCGCGCCGCTCTCTGGGGCGGGCCTGGTCGCTGGCGATCGAGATGGTGGCGGCGGTCGGGGTATCGGTATTCATCGGCTGGTGGGTTGACCGCTGGCTGCAGTCAACGCCTTTCGGCGTCGTCGGCTTTGCCCTGCTGGGCGTCGCCACCGCGATGTGGACCGCGATCCGCACCGGCATGGCGATGAACCGGGAAGCCGAATCCGAAGGCGGTAAAGAGAAGGGGAAGTGAACGTGGCCACCAGCCCGCTCGACCAGTTCAAGGTGAAGTGCATCGCGCTGTGCGGCGATGCCGGACAGCTCCAGGCGGTGTCGTTCACCAATGCCTCGCTGTTCATGGTGCTGGCGGTTGCCGCCGCCACCCTGCTGATGGTCTATGGCATGCGCCAGCGCAGCCTGGTGCCGGGCCGGCTGCAAAGCGTCGCCGAACTTTCCTATGAATTCGTCGCCAACATGGTGCGCGACAATGTCGGCTCCAACGGCCGCCAGTATTTCCCGTTCATCTTCACGCTCTTCATGTTCGTGCTGATGTGCAACATGCTTGGCATGGTGCCCTACAGCTTCACCGTCACCAGCCACATCATTGTCACCTTCATCATGGCGATGGTGGTGTTCCTTGGCGTGACCGTGATCGCCATTGCCCGCAACGGCATCCACTTCTTCACCCACTTCATGCCGGCCGGCGTGCCGATGTGGCTGGCGCCGATCATCGTGCCGATCGAGATCATCTCGTATCTCTCGCGCCCGATCTCGCTCAGCCTGCGTCTCTGCGCCAACATGCTGGCGGGCCACACCACGCTGAAGGTGTTCGCCGGCTTCATCGTCTCCATGGTCGGCATGGGTGGCGTCGCCTCGGTCTCCGGCCTGCTGCCGCTGATCATGGTGATCGCGCTCACCGCGCTGGAATTCCTGATCGCCTTCCTGCAGGCCTATGTCTTCGCGATCCTGACCTGCCTGTACCTGAGCGAAGCCGTCAACATGGAACACCACTAAGTCCGGTATTCCTTCTCTTCACGAAACCAACAGTAAAACACCAACCTTGAAAGGATGAGTAACATGGATCTCGCTGCTGCTAAGATGATCGGCGCCGGCATTGCTGCTATCGGCATGGGCGGTGCGGCGATCGGCGTGGGTCTGATCTTCGCGAACTTCCTCAACGGCGCGCTGCGCAATCCGGGCGCTGCCCCGAAGCTGTTCGGCAACCTGATGCTGGGCTTCGCCGTGACCGAAGCGCTCGGCATCTTCGCGCTGCTGATCGCCCTGCTGATCCTGTTCGTCTGAGCCGGTAAATGCCTCAGCTCGACGTCAGCACCTTCCTGCCGCAGATCGTATGGCTGGCGATTAGCTTCGTCCTGCTCTACGTGCTGATGGCCAAGGTGGCGCTGCCGCGTGTCGCCGAAGTCATGGACGAGCGCAAGCGTCGCCTCGACCATGACCTCGAGGAAGCGGCGCGGTTGAAGCGCGAGACCGAGTCGGCGATCGCGGAATACGAGGCGGCGCTGTCGGCTGCCCGCGCCAAGGCGCAGGCCATCGGCGGCGAGGTGCGCGCCAGGCTGTCGGCTGATGCCGCGGCCGAACGCGCCCGCGTCGAAGCTGATATCGCTGAGCGCACCAAGGCGGCGGAAGCCAGCATCACGGCCAAGAAGGACGCGGCGCTGGCCTCGATCTCGACTGTGGCCGGCGAGGCTGCGCGCGATATCGTCGCCAAGCTTACCGGCGCCGCGCGGTAACGGAGGGAACCATGTTGCAAGATTCCAGTTTCTGGGTCCTGGTTGCCTTCGTCATCTTCTTCGGCTTCCTGTTCTATCTGAAAGTGCCTGCCCAGTTGGGCAAGACGCTGGATGAGCGGGCCGAGAAGATCAAGCGCGAGCTGGAAGAGGCGGAGAAGCTGCACCGCGAGGCGCAGCATCTGTTCGCCGAATACCAGCGCAAGCAGCGCAACGCGCTGAAGGAAGCCGAGGAGATCGTGGCGGCGGCGGAAGCCGAAGCCAAGCGCATCGCCGAGGCCGCCAAGGCCGATCTGGCCGCCAGCCTGGAGCGCCGTCGCGTCCAGGCCGAGCAGAAGATCGCCCAGGCCGAGGCGCTGGCATTGCGCGAAGTGCGCGATGCTGCTGTCGATCAGGCGATCGCGGCTGCCACCGGCCTGCTGCGTGAGCAGCTTCAGGGCCCGGCCGCCACGGCTCAGACCGAGCGCGCCATCGCCGAGGTCAAGGCCAAGCTGCACTAAATCGGTTCTCAACCGGATACGGAAAGGCCGCCTGAGAAGGCGGCCTTTTTCGTTGTGGAAGTCTCAATGCAGACTTTGTCACCCTCGCGGAAGCGAGGGTCCCATTTTTGTGTGAGTGAAATGGGATGCCGGCTTTCGCCGGCATAACAATACAAACCGGCGTGACGACGTGTTGGGCTGGCCGCCCGCCCTCAATCATTCACGCGGCAGAAGCAACGGTAGAGGCGGATGATGCGGGCATCCATGGCACTGATGCGGATGGCCCAGTGTTCGCCCTCGGCGATCACCCAGTCGCGCTCGCTTTCCTCCACGTTGGAGCCGCGCAGCTTGATATCGGCGGCATAGCGCGCGAAGGCATCGAGCACGGCGGATTTGTATTCGTCGGTCACATCCTCGAGATACATCACCGTGAAGCCCAGCGTCTCGAGTTCGGATTGCAGGTCGTCGGGCGACAGCAGCACCGGCTTCACCGGCTCGCGCTCCATCCACACTTCGTAGACACGGCTGCCCTCCGGCCCGGTGAGCAGGAAATCGGTGAACATCAGTTGTCCGCCGGGCTTCATGGCGGTGCGCAGCTTGGCCAGCAGCAGGCGCTTGTCCTGCACACCCATCAGGCCTTCCTTGGACAGCACCGCATCCAGGCTGCGACGCTTGAATTGCACATCGTCGAGCAGAGCATGCTTGATATTGGTGCGCTGCTTGATGCCTTCCTTGCGCGCCAGTGCCAGGGCAGCTTCGCTCAAGGCCTCGTCGGGTTCATAGGCATCAACCCAGATGCCTTCGCGCGCCAGCAGCCGGGTCATGCCGCCCATGCCGCAGCCAAGTTCGGTGACCGACATATTGGGATTAAGCGCGAGCGGCGCGGTCAGGGCCCGGATCAGGGCTTCGCCGCCGGGCTGATGCAGGCCTTCGCCAAAGAGAAGCTGCACGATCTGCTGCCGGCGCGGCGACCAGGTGGCGATATCGGGTTCATTGCTGGGCTTCGGCGGTTCAGGCTCTGCCGGTGCCTCGGCGGCGCTGTGGAAATCCTCGACCTTGGGGCCGAACTCTTGCTCGCCATGCCACCAGGCACGCAGGCGGTCGCGCCACCCCGGCTTTCCCTGTTCATCGTCGTGCATGGCTTAAGCCAATCCGATTGCCCCCGGCCTTAACGGCTTAAGCCACTGTGGCTGGGCGTTCAGCCTAGCGCAAGCGTGATTTAGCTGCGTGCAAGCAGGATGTGGGCTCAGCCCTTAAGCAGGGTCTCGACGATGCGCTGCACCGCGAAAGCCTCGTCGGCAGTGGCGAGCGGGAAGTCGCTTTCCGTCTCATTCCGTGCCAGGCGGCCGAGCTTCTCAAGCTGGCGCCGCAGCACCAGCGGTCGCGCCTTCTCGTTCGGCATCGCGCCTGGTGCCGGCTGCCAATTGCCGGCGGCATCAAGGCGCTCGGCCTCGGCCCAGTCGCGGATGCGAATGCTGCCATGCGCAGCGGTAACCGTGAAGAGGTTGTGGTCCGGCTTCGGAGTCTCGCCAACCTTACCGTGCAGGCTGAGCGGCAACGCGCCGGCGGTGAGGGCGGCGGCAACACCGCGTTCGGAACGATCTGCTTCCGGATAGGCGATGCTGTGGCCGGGATGCAGCAGCAACGGGCCGCCAAGCCTGGAGGCCAGGAACAGGAAATGCGACACCACTTCGCGCACGAAGCCGCCCTGCGCGCGGCGGTCGAGCCAGTTCACGGCGTCCATCTGCCAGGGGCGCGGCCAATGGGCGAAGCCAACTTCGATGTCGAGCTTCTGCACCACGCCGAGATCGCCTTCGTTGAGCCAGGCGCGGAGCTGTTCGACACCGAGCGAGGAAGCGAAGGGGAAATTCACCGCGATGCGTTTTGCCTTGGCGCCGTTGCGCGCCAGGAAGCTTTCGGCTTCGGCGACATCGACGGCGAAGGGCTTTTCGCAGAAAACACTGAGGCCGGCATCAAGGGCGGCCTGGGCATAGCCGAGATGGCTGGCCGGCGGCGAGGCGATGTAGAGTACATCGGCATTGCCGAGCAAGGCGTCGGCGGAAGCCGCACGCGGCACGTGCGGCAGGTCGCGCGCCAGACGTGCCATGGCATCGGCCGAGGGATCCCACAAGCCGGTGACGGTGACGAAATCGGATGCGTGATCAAGGGCGGCGCGCAGCAGGCGCTCGCCCATGATGCCGTAGCCGACGATGGCGAGCCGGTAGGGAACGCTCATCGCCGGGTCTTCGGCTTTAGCGGCGGGAAGCGATGCGCTCGGGCAGCAAGTCGCGCACGCGGCGGCGCGCTTCCAGCTCGCGGATACGCGCGGATTGCGCCGTGGTGATCAGGCGCGGTGCCGGCGGATTGGCCCACACCGTCACCGGATCTGTCAGCAGGCTGTCGGCCAACTGCTTCATCTCGGCGGGCATGGTGGTGGCGAACACGATGGTCTGGCGCTCGCTCGGCGCCGCCTCGAAGATCGCCTTCAGCTCGGCGGTGAGGCCGAGATCGAGCATGCGGTCGGCTTCGTCCAGCACCAGGATCTCAAGCTTGTTGAGTTCGAGCTGGCCGGCATTGATCAGTTCCACCACGCGGCCCGGCGTGCCGATCACGATGTCGATGCCGCGCGCCAGCGCCTGCGCCTGCGCAGCCTTGCCCGGGCCTTCATACACGGTGGCCTGGCTGAGACGCACGAAGCGACCATAGGCGCGGAAGCTCTCATGGATATGGGTAACGCGCTCGCGCGCCGGCGTCAGCACCAGGGCACGCGCCTTGCGCGCGCCGGCCGGGTGACGGTCGATGGACAAGTGCTGCAGGATCGGCAGGGTGAACGCCACAGTCTTGCCGGCGCCGGCCTCCGCCTGGCCAAGCAGATCACGGCCCTGCAGCAGGTGCGGGATGGCCTTGGCCTGGATCGCCGTCGGCGCAAGGTGCTTTTCAGCCGCCAGGGCGCGCTGGATGGGTTCTACCAGATCGAGTTGCGAGAAAGAGGCGTTCAACATCGTCAACAATTCTGTAGTTACAGGATCATCCATCTTGCCGGGCGAAAAACCCACCCCCACCGCGAAACCGAAGAGTCGCGGGATGGAAAGCGGAGTTTGGTGCGGAAACTTCCCGGCGGGACGTCACGAACTCGGGGATAGTAGCCACCACTCCGGCTTTTGCAAGTGCGAAAACTTGGGTGTGACATTTTGGCTACACGCCCTAGGTATCGCCCCTCTTAGATAAGGATAAAATATTGAAATGCAAGAGATTATTTTTCTGCGCGAATCTTAGGCAGCCGCTTTTCCAGGCGGAACCAGGGGTGATTATCCACAGTGGAGGCAGTTAACAATGCCCCTCTCGCGGGGGTTATGGCGGGACTCGGCAAGTATTTGATTTTATTGAACGGGGACTCGGAGGCTGGAAATCCCTGGCACCGTGGCGAAAACCCGGCCCGTGGCCCTATCGGCCCTTGCAAATGCGCACCAGGGCCGTTACAACGCGCCCCTCTATCGGGCGTTCCGGCTAATAGGGCTGCCGTGTCCGCCTAGAATGTCATTCTTCCTTATCGGAGGTTATCGCAAAATGCCCAAGATGAAGACCAAGAGCGGGGCGAAGAAGCGTTTCAAGCTTACCGCCACCGGCAAGGTGAAGCGTGCCCAGGCGGGCAAGCGTCACGGCATGATCAAGCGCACCAACAAGCAGATTCGCGACCACCGCGGCACCGAACTGGTGTTCGAGGGTGATGCGCGCAAGATCCGCAAATACTGGCTAGCCGGTTAAGGAGGCGCTGAAATGTCCCGTGTAAAGCGCGGCGTTGCCGCTCATGCCAAGCATAAGAAGATCATCAAGGCCGCCAAGGGCTATCGTGGCCGTGGCAGCACCGCATTCCGCGTGGCGATCGAGAAGGTCGAACATGCGATGCGCTATGCCTATCGCGACCGTCGCGCCCGCAAGCGCGATTTCCGCGCGCTGTGGATCCAGCGCATCAACGCGGCGGTGCGTGAGCATGGTTTGACCTATGGCCGATTTATCAACG is a genomic window containing:
- a CDS encoding isocitrate lyase/PEP mutase family protein, whose product is MSDAIQIARERFRVLHDSGCFVIPNPWDIGSAMMLQGLGYEALATTSAGFAFSRGLPDTDWAVPRDAMLGHIAELVRATKLPVNADYESGYAHEPAGVAESVQLCAATGVAGLSIEDNTGDPAAPLYDFDLAVARIRAAVAALKGSGVLLTARCEAALVKHPEADREIDRRLVAFAEAGADVLYAPGLRDPARIRQLVQMVAPKPVNLLVSSSIGLSVAEIAALGVRRISVGSAFARAAWGGFLKAARQVANDGSFAALAEAEPFDALNRFFRDADR
- a CDS encoding serine hydrolase domain-containing protein, which translates into the protein MLIGEDWVLQPAESAGMDGAVLAGLKPHFTAWREANLHAALILRHGKLVLEEYFTGDDTHWSQPLPQTVFNPATRHDMRSVSKSVTSLLFGIAVDRGWIKSLDQPVFALFPEHAALADAAKDRITLRHVLTMSAGFAWDENIPYSDPANSERKLIVAPDRVRHVLEQPMARPAGATYNYNGGLTLLLAAIVERLSGQGIDGFAQQALFDPLGIRAAGVEWNRYPDGAANPVSGLRLRPRDMARIGQMVLDRGVWQGRAVVSPGWISESLEPQVNGAGLFFYGFQWWLGRSLVNRREIRWAAAFGHGGQRIFIAPELGIVVVVTAGLYGDPVLMNVVGEVVLRRYALAAARG
- a CDS encoding AtpZ/AtpI family protein, with amino-acid sequence MTGRGAVSMVRALSTALSPGIAPEDAVPMAETDRPERKKDEHADLARLSSALSEAEQRKEGEARRLAEREAAATGSRRSLGRAWSLAIEMVAAVGVSVFIGWWVDRWLQSTPFGVVGFALLGVATAMWTAIRTGMAMNREAESEGGKEKGK
- a CDS encoding F0F1 ATP synthase subunit A, with amino-acid sequence MATSPLDQFKVKCIALCGDAGQLQAVSFTNASLFMVLAVAAATLLMVYGMRQRSLVPGRLQSVAELSYEFVANMVRDNVGSNGRQYFPFIFTLFMFVLMCNMLGMVPYSFTVTSHIIVTFIMAMVVFLGVTVIAIARNGIHFFTHFMPAGVPMWLAPIIVPIEIISYLSRPISLSLRLCANMLAGHTTLKVFAGFIVSMVGMGGVASVSGLLPLIMVIALTALEFLIAFLQAYVFAILTCLYLSEAVNMEHH
- a CDS encoding F0F1 ATP synthase subunit C, which gives rise to MDLAAAKMIGAGIAAIGMGGAAIGVGLIFANFLNGALRNPGAAPKLFGNLMLGFAVTEALGIFALLIALLILFV
- a CDS encoding F0F1 ATP synthase subunit B family protein; this translates as MPQLDVSTFLPQIVWLAISFVLLYVLMAKVALPRVAEVMDERKRRLDHDLEEAARLKRETESAIAEYEAALSAARAKAQAIGGEVRARLSADAAAERARVEADIAERTKAAEASITAKKDAALASISTVAGEAARDIVAKLTGAAR
- a CDS encoding F0F1 ATP synthase subunit B family protein, producing MLQDSSFWVLVAFVIFFGFLFYLKVPAQLGKTLDERAEKIKRELEEAEKLHREAQHLFAEYQRKQRNALKEAEEIVAAAEAEAKRIAEAAKADLAASLERRRVQAEQKIAQAEALALREVRDAAVDQAIAAATGLLREQLQGPAATAQTERAIAEVKAKLH
- a CDS encoding class I SAM-dependent methyltransferase — protein: MHDDEQGKPGWRDRLRAWWHGEQEFGPKVEDFHSAAEAPAEPEPPKPSNEPDIATWSPRRQQIVQLLFGEGLHQPGGEALIRALTAPLALNPNMSVTELGCGMGGMTRLLAREGIWVDAYEPDEALSEAALALARKEGIKQRTNIKHALLDDVQFKRRSLDAVLSKEGLMGVQDKRLLLAKLRTAMKPGGQLMFTDFLLTGPEGSRVYEVWMEREPVKPVLLSPDDLQSELETLGFTVMYLEDVTDEYKSAVLDAFARYAADIKLRGSNVEESERDWVIAEGEHWAIRISAMDARIIRLYRCFCRVND
- a CDS encoding Gfo/Idh/MocA family protein, producing MSVPYRLAIVGYGIMGERLLRAALDHASDFVTVTGLWDPSADAMARLARDLPHVPRAASADALLGNADVLYIASPPASHLGYAQAALDAGLSVFCEKPFAVDVAEAESFLARNGAKAKRIAVNFPFASSLGVEQLRAWLNEGDLGVVQKLDIEVGFAHWPRPWQMDAVNWLDRRAQGGFVREVVSHFLFLASRLGGPLLLHPGHSIAYPEADRSERGVAAALTAGALPLSLHGKVGETPKPDHNLFTVTAAHGSIRIRDWAEAERLDAAGNWQPAPGAMPNEKARPLVLRRQLEKLGRLARNETESDFPLATADEAFAVQRIVETLLKG
- a CDS encoding DEAD/DEAH box helicase, translated to MLNASFSQLDLVEPIQRALAAEKHLAPTAIQAKAIPHLLQGRDLLGQAEAGAGKTVAFTLPILQHLSIDRHPAGARKARALVLTPARERVTHIHESFRAYGRFVRLSQATVYEGPGKAAQAQALARGIDIVIGTPGRVVELINAGQLELNKLEILVLDEADRMLDLGLTAELKAIFEAAPSERQTIVFATTMPAEMKQLADSLLTDPVTVWANPPAPRLITTAQSARIRELEARRRVRDLLPERIASRR
- the rpmI gene encoding 50S ribosomal protein L35, translated to MPKMKTKSGAKKRFKLTATGKVKRAQAGKRHGMIKRTNKQIRDHRGTELVFEGDARKIRKYWLAG
- the rplT gene encoding 50S ribosomal protein L20, whose amino-acid sequence is MSRVKRGVAAHAKHKKIIKAAKGYRGRGSTAFRVAIEKVEHAMRYAYRDRRARKRDFRALWIQRINAAVREHGLTYGRFINGLKLAGIEVDRKVLADLAVTQPEAFTALVEQAKAALPKAA